A stretch of the Saccharolobus caldissimus genome encodes the following:
- a CDS encoding MFS transporter yields the protein MIKNRNEVLKISFSAFFADLGYQAAVASFPILFVVIFGAPIPLYGFAEALNYGLGTAMSYLGGIAGDKFGRKKIAILGNSLILFTSLLGISRDYIEALIFFMIGWWFRNFRSPPRRAMMAEVTLPEERSEAFGILHSLDIAGALLAITYLTILLFVHVSIFLILLFTSIPLIISTLVLSTVKAGYKRENAVKEKRVSLNRKIMLTVVISTMFFGFSQYSFGFPILTTTQITGKDYLGVLSYGFFLGASSLFGYIFGKLKLKELESLAFLGYFLAALASLGFAFLSRMGLLSLYPLSFLMGIAVASTETFEPTIISKVVREESLGTGMGYLSAGRSIGVFIGNTVMGVLYQISYTYAYLFASISSLISFILILSLILSK from the coding sequence ATGATCAAGAATAGGAATGAAGTTTTAAAAATATCTTTTTCTGCGTTCTTTGCAGATTTAGGTTATCAAGCAGCTGTAGCTTCCTTTCCAATACTCTTCGTTGTAATTTTCGGTGCACCTATTCCTCTTTATGGATTTGCAGAAGCGTTAAATTATGGCTTAGGTACTGCTATGTCATATTTAGGTGGTATAGCTGGTGATAAATTTGGAAGAAAGAAAATAGCTATATTAGGAAATTCACTAATTTTATTCACATCTCTACTTGGAATATCAAGAGATTATATAGAGGCATTAATATTTTTCATGATAGGCTGGTGGTTTAGAAACTTCAGATCTCCACCCAGAAGAGCTATGATGGCCGAAGTTACATTACCCGAAGAAAGATCAGAAGCTTTCGGAATTTTGCATTCATTAGACATTGCAGGAGCATTACTAGCAATTACTTATTTAACAATTTTGTTATTCGTTCACGTATCAATCTTTCTTATCCTTTTATTTACCTCGATACCTTTAATAATATCCACCTTAGTATTAAGTACTGTAAAGGCTGGGTATAAAAGGGAAAATGCAGTAAAAGAAAAAAGAGTGAGTTTAAATAGAAAAATAATGCTTACTGTTGTAATTTCTACTATGTTCTTTGGGTTTAGCCAATATAGTTTCGGATTCCCTATATTGACTACAACGCAAATAACTGGAAAAGATTATTTAGGAGTGTTATCTTATGGCTTTTTCTTAGGAGCATCTTCATTATTTGGATATATATTCGGAAAGCTAAAATTAAAGGAACTAGAGAGTTTAGCATTTTTAGGATATTTCTTAGCAGCTTTAGCTTCATTGGGATTTGCTTTTCTATCTAGAATGGGATTATTATCCCTTTACCCATTATCCTTTCTAATGGGGATTGCAGTAGCGTCCACTGAAACATTTGAACCTACAATAATTTCCAAGGTTGTGAGAGAGGAATCTTTAGGAACTGGGATGGGCTACTTATCAGCTGGGAGAAGTATTGGCGTCTTCATAGGCAATACTGTCATGGGAGTATTGTATCAGATAAGTTATACCTACGCGTATTTATTTGCATCAATATCTTCCTTGATTTCATTTATCCTAATATTATCACTAATTTTAAGTAAATAA
- a CDS encoding protease pro-enzyme activation domain-containing protein yields MYKGLLFIAIVLISIIPFFTITDAYSYQNPTVLKGFREIGSLNPQQEVIVNIYLPLRNLGLLYYYASAVSNPNSPLYHKFLTPQQIKQLFLPVNEYNSILNYVKAKGFKVLFTALDSVIVVEGTVSQVEKYLGTNFAVYSNGSINYYTNYGYPKINAFIYSSNLSVIFFSHPSTLITEKTLEKLAQSINQTFPIEAYWPTALQRVYNTTVIPSQGKNTTIGILDFYGDPYILQQLAYFDKVTGLPNPPNFTIIPIGPYNPNLGILTGWAGEISLDVEIAHTMAPNANIILYIANPNLPLSSIIAYIVSQDVVNVLSQSFSIPESAFSTFFNGALFYSCVILSDEYYALGSAEGITFLASSGDAGGSGYSNGPIGTVGYPSTSPFVTSIGGTTTYIQFPNGSYYQTAWSNYGFVPNNVNYGGSTGGVSIIEPKPWYQWSLPTPNTYPNGKLIPEVSANANIYPGIYIICPGNITLITGGTSEASPLVAGLIALIESYTHSKLGLLNPIITYMANHYYGKVIEPITFGYNIPWVAQYGYNLVTGYGTINAGYFAKLLPINVTKQELSIVVNVYNTSIPSIPTIQLYPRQRILVIANITYNGTPVQNGNFTAIIENYLGNVTEFSLTYNPLTKVWSGSGVLPSNANGILFIYVIGKSDNGVSGIGYYEAFSGYYIKFDYPITFTPVYTKIGVPVIINVTNIYGMPPMDENNITLAILSYNITTNQYVLEDKINVTIVNGTGEAILPFNLSVGDLLIEGVNAYGFDAFTNGIYMQSLFILPEAVAEPGSVSPGQYITIEGFILPPLNLPQLLFNNVFYGSNITAELVSPTGNVISKTYIPLNPITLNYLGYLYVPKNVSNGLYTILLFANYHSYSLNVSIKGFYYGQIYVSNLAKVEIKSTKYAFEGQNVIIYANITNGTNEITYGMFSATVYPNALTSDYSIISQIIEIPLWYNPKLGLWVGNFTLPSNLNPGNLSYLAGIGYYGEPFQVLITGISALGNPTTTNYTSAYTLYVLPYTYIFGKTLSDPLTYYASLINDNLENMNGNLINDFLINDTVMNSNIRIINSNITNLVAYNTILTIVQSNVVNLTLYNSTLYVTNSNINGIKLSNSKVIPIDTNLRNIYPSLPTIIISAPHGNITGNVSISITVIGQEVSSVMVYLNNELLGTFSGNGTHSISIDTVNYPDGSYNLTVIAMQYDGLSSSNSTSLYFENSVNNLNNRVNTLNTQVSVIHSQLTNVSESFNSYKSMSSEYNTISLVIAVIAVIIAVIALIRRR; encoded by the coding sequence ATGTATAAGGGATTGCTTTTTATAGCAATAGTGTTAATTTCCATTATTCCATTTTTTACCATAACAGATGCATATTCTTATCAAAATCCGACAGTATTAAAGGGGTTTAGAGAGATTGGAAGCCTAAATCCCCAACAAGAGGTAATAGTAAACATTTACTTGCCCTTAAGAAACTTGGGCTTATTATATTATTATGCCAGTGCGGTATCAAACCCCAATTCACCACTATATCATAAATTCTTAACACCTCAGCAAATCAAACAACTTTTCTTACCGGTAAATGAATATAACAGCATTTTAAACTACGTGAAAGCTAAGGGTTTTAAAGTACTCTTTACTGCCTTAGATTCTGTAATAGTAGTTGAAGGTACAGTAAGTCAGGTTGAGAAATATTTAGGTACAAATTTCGCTGTATACTCTAATGGTTCTATAAACTATTATACAAACTATGGATATCCTAAGATTAACGCTTTTATATATTCAAGTAATCTATCTGTTATTTTCTTCTCACACCCAAGTACACTGATTACGGAAAAAACATTAGAAAAACTAGCACAAAGCATAAATCAAACCTTCCCTATAGAAGCTTATTGGCCTACTGCCCTTCAAAGAGTATATAATACTACTGTAATTCCCTCACAAGGTAAGAATACTACTATAGGAATTTTAGACTTTTATGGAGATCCCTATATATTACAACAACTAGCGTATTTTGATAAAGTCACGGGATTACCTAATCCACCCAATTTTACAATAATACCGATTGGGCCCTATAATCCTAATTTAGGAATTTTAACAGGTTGGGCTGGTGAGATAAGTTTAGATGTCGAGATAGCACATACAATGGCTCCAAACGCAAACATTATATTATATATTGCAAATCCTAACTTACCGTTATCATCAATAATAGCTTATATTGTAAGTCAAGATGTCGTTAATGTTTTATCGCAAAGTTTTAGTATACCAGAATCTGCTTTCTCAACGTTTTTTAATGGGGCCTTATTCTATTCATGTGTAATACTCTCAGACGAATATTATGCCTTAGGATCAGCAGAGGGAATAACGTTTTTAGCTAGCTCTGGAGATGCTGGAGGTTCTGGCTATAGTAACGGACCTATAGGAACTGTGGGATATCCCTCCACATCTCCTTTCGTTACTTCGATCGGTGGTACTACCACTTATATACAATTCCCTAATGGTTCTTATTATCAGACTGCCTGGTCGAACTACGGTTTCGTGCCTAATAACGTAAATTATGGAGGTTCTACTGGAGGTGTCAGTATTATAGAGCCTAAACCTTGGTATCAATGGAGTTTACCCACGCCTAATACTTACCCTAATGGTAAGTTAATTCCAGAAGTGTCTGCTAACGCTAATATATATCCGGGGATTTACATTATTTGCCCAGGTAATATAACATTAATAACTGGTGGGACAAGTGAGGCTTCACCTTTAGTTGCAGGATTAATTGCACTTATAGAAAGTTACACTCATAGTAAACTAGGCTTATTAAACCCCATTATAACTTATATGGCAAATCACTATTACGGAAAGGTTATAGAACCCATAACTTTTGGTTATAATATACCTTGGGTTGCACAATACGGATATAATTTAGTAACTGGATACGGAACTATAAATGCAGGCTATTTCGCTAAGCTATTACCTATAAATGTTACTAAGCAAGAGTTATCAATTGTGGTAAACGTATATAACACTTCTATACCTAGTATACCTACGATACAGTTATATCCAAGGCAGAGAATTTTAGTGATTGCTAACATAACTTATAATGGAACTCCAGTACAAAATGGTAACTTTACAGCAATTATTGAGAACTATTTAGGCAATGTAACGGAATTTAGTCTAACTTATAACCCTCTTACGAAAGTCTGGAGTGGTTCTGGAGTCTTACCTAGTAACGCCAATGGGATATTATTTATATACGTAATAGGAAAGAGTGATAATGGAGTAAGTGGTATAGGCTATTATGAGGCCTTTTCGGGTTACTATATAAAATTTGATTATCCTATTACTTTTACTCCAGTCTATACGAAGATAGGCGTTCCCGTAATTATAAATGTAACTAATATATACGGTATGCCACCCATGGATGAAAATAATATTACACTAGCTATTCTATCTTATAATATTACCACAAATCAATATGTCTTAGAAGACAAGATAAATGTCACAATAGTAAACGGAACTGGAGAAGCTATTTTGCCGTTTAACTTAAGCGTAGGAGATTTATTAATCGAAGGAGTTAATGCTTACGGATTTGATGCATTTACTAACGGAATCTATATGCAGAGTCTATTTATACTTCCAGAAGCTGTTGCAGAGCCAGGAAGTGTTTCACCAGGGCAATATATTACAATCGAAGGATTTATATTACCCCCATTAAACTTACCGCAATTACTTTTTAATAACGTATTTTACGGCAGTAATATAACTGCAGAATTAGTTAGCCCAACTGGTAACGTGATAAGCAAGACTTACATACCATTAAATCCAATTACTCTTAATTATTTAGGATACTTATATGTGCCTAAGAACGTTAGTAATGGTCTATACACTATATTACTATTCGCTAACTACCATTCTTATAGCCTAAATGTTTCGATAAAGGGTTTCTATTACGGTCAAATATACGTATCTAACTTAGCTAAGGTAGAGATCAAATCTACTAAATACGCTTTCGAAGGACAAAACGTTATTATTTACGCAAATATTACGAATGGTACAAATGAGATAACTTACGGTATGTTCAGTGCAACAGTCTATCCAAATGCCTTAACAAGCGATTATAGCATTATAAGTCAAATAATCGAAATACCATTATGGTATAATCCTAAGTTAGGATTATGGGTAGGTAACTTCACCTTACCTTCTAATTTAAATCCAGGTAATCTATCATATTTAGCAGGAATAGGATACTATGGAGAGCCGTTTCAAGTACTAATAACTGGAATTTCAGCTTTAGGCAATCCCACTACTACAAACTACACTTCAGCTTATACCTTATACGTGTTGCCATATACTTACATCTTTGGAAAAACACTATCAGATCCTCTAACGTACTACGCTAGTTTAATTAACGATAATTTAGAGAATATGAACGGCAATTTAATAAATGACTTCCTAATAAATGACACAGTTATGAATAGTAATATTAGAATAATTAATAGTAATATTACGAATTTAGTAGCCTATAATACCATATTAACAATAGTACAATCAAACGTGGTTAACTTAACTTTATACAATTCAACGCTATATGTGACTAACAGTAATATAAACGGAATAAAATTATCTAATTCTAAAGTAATTCCAATAGATACTAACTTGAGGAACATATATCCATCTTTGCCAACTATAATCATTTCCGCCCCTCACGGAAACATAACCGGTAATGTGAGCATAAGTATTACAGTTATAGGACAAGAAGTTAGTAGCGTTATGGTGTATTTAAACAACGAGTTATTAGGTACTTTTAGTGGTAACGGAACTCATAGTATAAGTATAGATACTGTTAATTATCCTGACGGCAGTTATAATTTAACTGTTATCGCAATGCAGTATGACGGATTAAGCTCATCTAATAGCACATCTCTGTATTTTGAAAATAGTGTCAATAACCTCAATAACAGAGTTAATACATTAAATACGCAAGTCAGCGTTATACATTCTCAACTCACTAATGTGAGTGAGAGCTTCAATTCCTATAAGAGTATGTCATCTGAATACAATACTATCTCACTAGTAATAGCTGTAATAGCAGTAATAATAGCAGTAATAGCGTTAATAAGGAGAAGATAA
- a CDS encoding cation:proton antiporter: MDQIYVALFDVSLFILIAEAIRSFLAKFNIPGLVGEILAGIAISPYAFGYLINDIAGFPLINIDNYIQFMAEFSIILLIFASGLEHGLAPMKSAGLYGFLGAFFGAFLPFIVSYYIYSPRLGIDSALILGVSMGATSLAAVVSIIEEERLKGRSINFIVSASAVDDIVDLILLSTVLAILQQKYINPESLSLKIIELIIVWLIILGVSVVVIPRIANKLSDKYIEEFPFVVLFGLTLLMVSLGYSPIISAFVAGVSLANSIKSIKIREISNTLLSIFGSLFFVVIGTEINLRAFSINTLILSLELTAIASIFKWLGILPFALIYLKNFRFANSVAIGMIPRGETGLVVASIGMSANALNQEEFESIVIMSLLTTLIGSIIFKALVKKKWI, from the coding sequence ATGGACCAAATTTACGTTGCCCTCTTTGATGTTTCTCTCTTTATACTTATTGCTGAGGCCATAAGGTCCTTTTTAGCAAAGTTTAACATACCGGGACTAGTAGGAGAAATTTTAGCGGGGATAGCTATAAGTCCTTATGCTTTTGGTTACTTAATTAACGACATAGCAGGCTTTCCTCTAATAAATATAGATAATTATATTCAGTTTATGGCAGAATTTTCAATTATATTATTAATTTTCGCCTCTGGGCTTGAGCACGGATTAGCGCCAATGAAATCAGCAGGCCTATATGGCTTTTTAGGAGCGTTTTTTGGTGCGTTCTTACCCTTTATAGTATCTTATTATATTTATTCCCCTAGATTGGGCATAGATTCTGCATTAATATTAGGAGTTTCTATGGGAGCTACTAGTTTAGCAGCAGTTGTATCTATCATTGAAGAAGAGAGATTAAAGGGGAGAAGTATAAATTTCATTGTCTCAGCTTCAGCGGTAGATGATATAGTAGATCTAATACTTTTATCAACAGTTTTGGCAATCTTGCAACAAAAGTATATAAATCCAGAATCCTTAAGCTTAAAAATTATAGAACTCATAATAGTATGGCTTATAATTTTAGGCGTTTCTGTTGTAGTAATACCCAGAATAGCTAATAAACTTAGTGATAAATATATAGAGGAATTCCCCTTTGTAGTACTTTTCGGATTAACCCTACTTATGGTAAGCTTAGGCTATTCTCCAATCATATCTGCATTTGTAGCCGGAGTGTCATTGGCTAATAGTATAAAAAGTATTAAAATTAGGGAAATCAGTAACACTTTACTAAGTATCTTCGGTTCCTTATTCTTCGTGGTAATTGGAACTGAGATCAATTTAAGAGCCTTTAGTATCAATACCTTAATTCTTTCCTTAGAATTAACAGCAATAGCGTCAATTTTCAAGTGGTTAGGAATACTTCCCTTTGCACTAATCTATTTGAAAAACTTTAGATTTGCAAATAGTGTAGCAATAGGTATGATACCAAGAGGTGAAACTGGTTTAGTTGTAGCGTCAATAGGAATGTCAGCTAATGCCTTAAATCAAGAGGAGTTTGAAAGTATAGTGATTATGTCTCTGTTAACAACGCTAATAGGTAGTATTATATTTAAAGCATTAGTTAAAAAGAAGTGGATATAG